GGACCGTCCGCTGGCCATGGCCTCCAACGGCACCAACGCCATGCCCTCGGCCCGTGACGGCAGCACCACCACGTCGGCGGCGGTGTAGAAGTCGGCGACCGCCGTGTCGTGGCCCCACCAGCGCACCGACCGGTGCTCGCCCGCCTGCCACCGGTCGCGCATCGGTCCGTCGCCGACCAGCACCAGCTGTGCGTCCGGGACGGCCTCCAGCACCGCCGGCCACGCCCGGAGCAGCAGGTCCTGGCCCTTGAGCGGGGCCAGCCGCCCCACGCACACCGCCGTGGGCACGTCCGGCAGGTTCAGCCGCTGCCGCGCGGCGACCCGGCTGCGCGGCCTGAGGACCCGCGTGTCCACGCCGTTGCACACCACCTCGGCGGGGGTGGACACGCCGACCGCGCGGCCGGCGGCCAGTTCGTCGTCGCTGACGCACACGAGTTGGTCGGTCCACCGCGCCGCGTACCGCTCCCACGCGGCCGACGCGTGCTTGAGGGCACCGCCGGCGCTCTGGAACGACCACATGTGCGGCTGGAAGATCGTCGGCCGCCTCCCGCGCACGGCCAGGCGTCCCGCGAGCCCTGCCTTGGAACTGTGCAGGTGGACGGCGTCCGGGTTGAGGGTTTTGAGGATCCGTTGCAGTGCACGGGTTTCTTGTGCCGTGGACGGCCCAGGGCCGCGTGTCGCCATCCAGGGGTGCACCGGCACGCCGGCGTCCCGCACCCGGTCGGCGAGCCACCCGGGCGGGCACACCACGTCCACCCGCCAGCCCAGCTCCCGCTGTGCCGCGGCCAGTTCCAGCACCACCGCCGCCACCCCCGCCTCGACCGGCTGGGACACGTGCACGACCCTCATCGACGCACCTCACGCAGTTCACGCACGGTGCGGCGGTCCACCAGCAGGACCACCGCCGTGTAGCCGAGCACCAGGACCAGACCTTCCCCGACCGCACCGGTCGCCGACGGCCCGAACACCGCACCCACCGGACCCCGGATCGCCACGCAGCACGCGGCGGCCAGCCCGGTCGTCGCCAGCGCCCGACCGAGCCGGGGCGGTGCGAGACCGTTGCGCGCCAGGACGAACCACGTCACCGGGACCAGGACGCACACCACGGCGGCCTGCGTCACGGCGACCGCCACCACGCCGTGTCGGGTCACCACCACCAGCGCCACCACCAGGGTCACCAGGTGGGTCAGCTCCAGCGCGAGGTAGCGGCGGGCGTGCCCGGCGGCGCGCAGCACCTGGTACCACAGGTGCAGCAGGCCCAGGCCGAGCCCGTAGAGGCACAGCACCGCCAACGGCACCGCCGCCGGCGACCAGCGCGCACCGAACAGCTCCACCCGGTCCGCCATCGCCGCCGTCACCGCGTACAGACCGCCGGTGACCACCAGCGCGGCCTGGGTGAACCGCCCCGCCGCCGCCGGCACGTCTTGTGACTCACCATCCCTGATCAGCTTGGCGCACAACGGGAACAGCACACCGCCCAGCACCACCGCGACGACGATGTAAGGCACCCAGGCGATCCGGTAGGCCAGCGAGTACACGCCGACCGCCTCCGGGCCGAGCACGTGCCCGATCGCCAGGTAGTCGACGTTGATCAGCAACACCGCGACCAGCGCACCCGGCCCCACGACGGCGATCCAGCGCAACGACTCGCCCGCGGCATCGGCGTCCCAACACGGCACCACCCGCACGCCCACCGCCGCACCCAGCACCGGCAGCGCGACGGCCGTCACCAACAACCCCACCACCAACGACACCGGCCCCGCACCCCGCACCGCCAGCACCACTGTGACCGCCGCGCCGAGCAGCGCACTGCCCGCGTCGGGCACCAGCCGGCGGCGGAAGTCCAGGTCGCGGTGCATCAGCCCGAGCTGCACGCCGCCCGCGGCGGTGAACGGCAGGCTCAGGGCCGCCAGCCGGATCAGCGGGGCAGCGTGCGGTGCGTCCAACGCTCCCGCAATGACATCCGCGCCCGCCAGGAGGAGCAGCGCCAGCCCGAGCCCCGTGCCGACGCTGAGGGTGAGCAACGTGCCCGCGACCCGGCGCGGGTCCAGGCTGGTCCGGCTGATCACGTCGTAGACGCCCATGGACTGGATGACGTGACCGATGTTCACCAGCGACACCGTCAACGCGACCAGCCCCAGACCTTCCTCGGTGAGGAAGGCGGCCAACACCAGCGTGACCACGACCTGACCGGCTTTACCGACCAGGTTCACCAGGAACAACCAGAGCGACCCGCGCACCGCTCCCGTCATGCGCACGTTCGTTCGCGCGTCCGTGCCCACGCGAACCCGACCAGCACCACCCACGCCACCACGACTGCGATCCCGTCCACGGTCACACTGGCCCGCACACCACCAAGTTCCCGGATCACAGTGTCCACAAAGTACAAATGCGCAAACGGAACCAACAACGCCACCACGGCCACCCCCAACCACCGCAACTCATGACGCCGCCGCCACCACACCACCGCCGCCGCCACCAACGCCGGCACCGCAATGATCACGTCCCCCGGTTGATGCACCACCGCCACCACCACGGCAACACAGGTCAACAGATCCGCCGCGCCGGTATCGTCCCCACTCCGGTCGAGCCGCCGCACCAACACCACACTGACCACCATCACGGCGAGGAGCGCCACCACCTCGCTCCCCGGCGGCAACCACCCGACGACCCTGAAGAACACCGCCGCCACATCGACCCGCTGCGAGGTGAGCGAATCCACCGCCCCGTAGGTCGTCTGCGACGCGTGCTCCAGGTTCCGCCCGATCACCTGCGCAAACCCGACAACCCCGTCCCTCAGGACCAAAGGCACCAACGCGACCGCACTCGCCGCCGCGGCGATCCCCGTCCCACCCGCCGCAACCCGCCAAGACCCACGAGCGCACAACAAGATCGCCAACGGCAACCCGAACTGCGGCTTGAGCCAAGCCAACGCCAACGCCAACGCCGCCCACCGAGGATGCGTGGTCCGGGCCAGCAACGCACCGGCGGCCCCCACCGCGAGCAGCGGATTGACCTGCCCCACATACAACTGGGCCTTGCCAACCTGACT
This DNA window, taken from Saccharothrix variisporea, encodes the following:
- a CDS encoding glycosyltransferase, translated to MRVVHVSQPVEAGVAAVVLELAAAQRELGWRVDVVCPPGWLADRVRDAGVPVHPWMATRGPGPSTAQETRALQRILKTLNPDAVHLHSSKAGLAGRLAVRGRRPTIFQPHMWSFQSAGGALKHASAAWERYAARWTDQLVCVSDDELAAGRAVGVSTPAEVVCNGVDTRVLRPRSRVAARQRLNLPDVPTAVCVGRLAPLKGQDLLLRAWPAVLEAVPDAQLVLVGDGPMRDRWQAGEHRSVRWWGHDTAVADFYTAADVVVLPSRAEGMALVPLEAMASGRSVVAFDVGGVRQSVGEAGAVVPAGDVAALAAAVAARLADPVLAAGEGLAGRRRAEVLFDSTRVCDQVATLVDKLVGGTR
- a CDS encoding glycosyltransferase 87 family protein; translation: MEPVEPAAAAAEPAAAAAAGLAVGAAGPVERWRLGATGWRWVVGVGAGLVGVAGAWRALQPAMGVPLPDAGNLAEERMQDFRDALYFPVREFLAGGNPYDPAVMFAHWPVRQNFNLYQPYHLLLHMPFALPGYRVGAVAYAGVLLGLLVLLSVMAAGRARVPWVIGTVVVAALLVTSQVGKAQLYVGQVNPLLAVGAAGALLARTTHPRWAALALALAWLKPQFGLPLAILLCARGSWRVAAGGTGIAAAASAVALVPLVLRDGVVGFAQVIGRNLEHASQTTYGAVDSLTSQRVDVAAVFFRVVGWLPPGSEVVALLAVMVVSVVLVRRLDRSGDDTGAADLLTCVAVVVAVVHQPGDVIIAVPALVAAAVVWWRRRHELRWLGVAVVALLVPFAHLYFVDTVIRELGGVRASVTVDGIAVVVAWVVLVGFAWARTRERTCA
- a CDS encoding oligosaccharide flippase family protein; the encoded protein is MTGAVRGSLWLFLVNLVGKAGQVVVTLVLAAFLTEEGLGLVALTVSLVNIGHVIQSMGVYDVISRTSLDPRRVAGTLLTLSVGTGLGLALLLLAGADVIAGALDAPHAAPLIRLAALSLPFTAAGGVQLGLMHRDLDFRRRLVPDAGSALLGAAVTVVLAVRGAGPVSLVVGLLVTAVALPVLGAAVGVRVVPCWDADAAGESLRWIAVVGPGALVAVLLINVDYLAIGHVLGPEAVGVYSLAYRIAWVPYIVVAVVLGGVLFPLCAKLIRDGESQDVPAAAGRFTQAALVVTGGLYAVTAAMADRVELFGARWSPAAVPLAVLCLYGLGLGLLHLWYQVLRAAGHARRYLALELTHLVTLVVALVVVTRHGVVAVAVTQAAVVCVLVPVTWFVLARNGLAPPRLGRALATTGLAAACCVAIRGPVGAVFGPSATGAVGEGLVLVLGYTAVVLLVDRRTVRELREVRR